In Microtus ochrogaster isolate Prairie Vole_2 unplaced genomic scaffold, MicOch1.0 UNK74, whole genome shotgun sequence, the following proteins share a genomic window:
- the LOC101993224 gene encoding pregnancy-specific glycoprotein 22-like, producing the protein MGVSLVILCQEGTLWQGLLLTASLLGCCLSTTDYITIKSAQPHVASGEDVLLHVHNLPEDILAFAWFKGATSMKHGIAVYALNKNLSATGPAHSGRETVYHNGSLLLQSVTEKDTGFYTLRTLDRHGEIVSTTTMRLYVYPFLWTCGRLDTSAKPTVESVPPRVAEGGSVLLLVHNPPENILGFIWFKEMSVFKKLEIAQYIIDRKSTVFGPAYSGRETLHSDGSLLLYGVTQKDSGLYTLRITRTDMRSEEAQVQLQVCTSLSPCCNPLASSRFMIQAVPQYAAEGEGIVLQVHNLPQDLLAFTWYKSNNSIQVLKIVEYNRAMNSISWGPERRRRGMVLSDGSLMFQVTEKDAGMYTLEVLNKDFKIERAYVEFYVKKSVTQPFVRISDTTVAGRRSVIFSCISPDTDVSIRWIFNNK; encoded by the exons atgggggtgTCCTTGGTGATTCTCTGCCAAGAGGGAACACTCTGGCAGGGGCTCCTGCTCACAG cCTCACTTTTAGGCTGCTGTCTATCCACCACTGACTATATCACCATTAAATCTGCCCAACCCCATGTGGCCAGTGGAGAAGACGTCCTTCTTCATGTCCACAATCTGCCAGAGGATATTCTAGCCTTCGCCTGGTTCAAAGGGGCAACAAGCATGAAACATGGAATTGCAGTATATGCACTGAACAAAAATTTAAGTGCGACAGGGCCTGCACATAGTGGTAGAGAGACAGTGTACCATAATGGATCCCTGCTGCTCCAAAGTGTCACTGAGAAGGACACAGGATTCTATACCCTACGAACCTTAGATAGACACGGAGAGATTGTATCAACAACAACCATGCGCCTCTATGTGTACC CTTTCCTTTGGACCTGCGGGCGCCTTGATACTTCTGCCAAGCCCACTGTTGAATCAGTGCCACCTAGGGTTGCTGAAGGAGGAAGTGTTCTTCTACTTGTTCACAATCCACCAGAGAATATTTTAGGCTTTATCTGGTTCAAAGAGATGTCTGTGTTCAAGAAACTTGAGATTGCCCAATACATAATAGACAGGAAATCAACTGTGTTTGGACCTGCATACAGTGGCCGAGAGACGTTGCACAGTGATGGATCCCTGCTGCTTTATGGTGTCACTCAGAAAGACTCTGGATTGTATACCCTACGAATCACGAGAACAGACATGAGAAGTGAAGAAGCACAGGTGCAGCTCCAGGTCTGCA cTTCCCTTTCTCCATGCTGCAACCCTCTTGCTTCTTCCCGATTCATGATCCAAGCAGTGCCTCAGTATGCTGCTGAAGGGGAAGGCATTGTTCTCCAAGTTCATAATCTTCCACAAGATCTGCTAGCCTTTACCTGGTACAAATCAAACAATAGCATCCAGGTCCTTAAAATTGTAGAATACAACAGAGCCATGAATTCCATCTCCTGGGGGCCTGAACGCAGAAGAAGAGGGATGGTGTTGAGTGACGGATCCCTCATGTTCCAGGTCACTGAGAAAGATGCAGGAATGTACACACTAGAAGTTTTAAACAAAGATTTCAAAATTGAAAGAGCATACGTGGAATTTTATGTAAAGA AGTCTGTGACACAGCCCTTTGTGCGAATCAGTGACACCACAGTCGCAGGACGTAGATCTGTGATCTTCAGCTGCATTTCACCCGACACTGATGTCTCCATCCGTTGGATCTTCAATAACAAGA